In Thermotoga sp. Ku-13t, one genomic interval encodes:
- a CDS encoding ABC transporter permease yields the protein MRVETKRMLRRILRNPSAVLGFALLIFFTLVAIFAPIICPPQSYDPYMIPIVTWDKTPQPPTKGHPFGIIDGRDIFYGVVWGTRTAFKVGLVVTLTSTLVGLVIGSIAGYFGGWIDEVLMRITDVFLSIPYILAAIVMTAFLGMGLDKVMISLIIFGWMGTARLIRANILQAREEQYVLAARALGVSDFFVITKHILPNTIFPVLIQATMRIGSLVITAAALSFLGLGAPVGYADWGALLNFARNWMLGASGEALKYWYAVVYPGTAMVLFVLAWNLVGDALRDAFDPRLRG from the coding sequence ATGAGAGTCGAGACCAAAAGAATGTTGAGGAGAATTTTGAGAAATCCATCAGCCGTGCTCGGATTTGCACTGCTGATTTTCTTTACGCTGGTCGCAATCTTTGCACCAATTATATGCCCCCCACAATCTTACGATCCGTACATGATACCGATCGTGACGTGGGACAAGACACCGCAACCTCCAACGAAAGGGCATCCGTTCGGAATCATAGATGGTCGTGACATTTTCTATGGTGTTGTGTGGGGAACGAGAACAGCATTCAAAGTCGGTCTGGTGGTGACGCTCACATCAACTCTGGTGGGATTGGTCATAGGTTCGATCGCTGGTTACTTCGGAGGTTGGATCGATGAAGTTCTGATGAGAATCACAGATGTCTTCTTGTCCATCCCTTACATACTCGCTGCGATCGTCATGACAGCGTTCCTGGGTATGGGTCTCGATAAAGTCATGATCTCGCTCATAATCTTCGGCTGGATGGGTACAGCGAGGCTCATCAGAGCGAACATACTTCAGGCAAGAGAAGAACAGTACGTGCTCGCCGCCAGGGCCCTCGGAGTGAGCGACTTCTTCGTTATAACGAAGCACATACTTCCCAACACGATATTTCCTGTACTCATACAGGCCACTATGAGAATAGGTTCCTTGGTCATCACCGCTGCAGCGCTCAGCTTCCTCGGCCTCGGGGCACCGGTCGGTTACGCCGATTGGGGAGCGCTGTTGAATTTTGCGCGAAACTGGATGCTTGGAGCCTCAGGCGAGGCTTTGAAGTACTGGTACGCCGTCGTGTATCCAGGCACAGCGATGGTCCTGTTCGTGCTCGCATGGAACCTGGTTGGTGATGCTCTCAGAGACGCGTTCGATCCACGCTTGAGAGGGTGA
- a CDS encoding ABC transporter ATP-binding protein translates to MERKPILSVKGLKTYFYTEDGIVKAVDGVDFDVYQGETLGIVGESGCGKSVTALSILRILDEKGRIVDGQVLLDGVDLTKIDEQEMRKIRGKDIAIIFQEPMVALNPVFTIGEQIMEAIMLHQKLDERSARAMAIDLLRKVGIPEPEKRVDQYPHELSGGMRQRAMIAMALSCKPKVLIADEPTTALDVTIQAQIMELMKQLQKEYGMAIMLITHDLGLIAENADRVVVMYAGKVVEYADVRTLFNDPKHPYTWGLLHAIPRLDIEQTRLYNIPGVVPDPLHFPPGCKFHPRCEFREERCTREEPELVEVGENHTVRCFFWQKVDEAKMKKVGEFV, encoded by the coding sequence ATGGAGAGAAAACCGATTCTGAGTGTCAAAGGACTGAAGACCTACTTTTACACGGAAGATGGCATAGTGAAAGCGGTGGACGGGGTCGATTTCGACGTGTATCAGGGAGAAACGCTCGGAATAGTCGGAGAATCTGGATGTGGGAAGAGCGTAACGGCACTCTCCATTCTGAGAATACTCGACGAGAAGGGAAGAATCGTTGATGGACAGGTCCTGCTCGACGGAGTCGATCTGACCAAGATAGACGAACAGGAGATGAGGAAAATCAGGGGAAAAGACATAGCCATCATCTTTCAAGAACCTATGGTGGCTCTGAACCCTGTGTTCACCATCGGTGAACAGATCATGGAAGCGATCATGCTCCATCAGAAACTCGATGAGAGAAGTGCAAGGGCCATGGCGATAGATCTGCTGAGAAAGGTGGGTATACCAGAACCGGAAAAGAGGGTGGATCAGTACCCGCACGAACTTTCTGGAGGCATGAGGCAGCGTGCAATGATAGCGATGGCGCTGTCTTGTAAACCAAAAGTTCTGATCGCGGATGAGCCGACCACGGCACTTGACGTCACGATTCAGGCTCAGATCATGGAGCTCATGAAACAGCTTCAAAAAGAATACGGAATGGCGATCATGTTGATCACGCACGACCTGGGACTCATAGCGGAAAACGCTGACAGAGTTGTGGTCATGTATGCCGGGAAGGTGGTCGAATACGCTGATGTCAGAACACTATTCAACGACCCGAAACATCCGTACACGTGGGGACTGTTGCACGCCATTCCAAGACTGGACATAGAACAGACTCGTCTGTACAACATTCCAGGCGTGGTTCCAGATCCCTTGCATTTTCCACCCGGGTGTAAGTTTCATCCACGATGTGAATTCAGAGAAGAAAGATGCACAAGGGAAGAACCAGAACTTGTGGAAGTCGGAGAGAACCACACGGTGAGATGTTTCTTCTGGCAGAAAGTGGACGAGGCGAAAATGAAGAAGGTTGGTGAGTTCGTATGA